A segment of the Acidimicrobiales bacterium genome:
CGGATCGCGTGGAAGAACCACAAGAACGGTGCGCTGAACCCGAGGGCCCAGTTCCGCAAGGAGGTGCCGAAGGACACGATCGCCTGCTCGCCCCTCGTCGCCGGCCCGCTCGGCATCTTCGACTGCTCGGGTGTCAGCGACGGCTCGGCGGCCGCCGTCCTGGTGCGGGCCGAGGACGCCCACCGCTACACCGACAACCCTCTGTACGTGAAGGCGCTGTCGTTCGTCGCCGGCCCCGCGGCCGGCCCCATCGACCCCACGTACGACTACACGTCGTTCGTCGAGGTGGTGCGCTCGGCGCGTGACGCCTACGAGCAGGCGGGCATCGCCAGCCCCCGGGCCGAGCTGGCCATGGCCGAGGTGCACGACTGCTTCACGCCCACCGAGCTGGTGCTCATGGAAGACCTGGGGTTCGCCGACCGGGGGATGGGCTGGAAGGAGGTGCTGGCCGGCACCTTCGACCTCGACGGCGAGCTCCCCGTGAACCCCGACGGCGGGCTCAAGAGCTTCGGCCACCCCATCGGCGCCTCGGGCCTCCGGATGCTGTTCGAGTGCTGGTTGCAGCTGCGCGGCGAGGCGCCCGAGGCGCGGCAGATCACGAGCGTCGCGTCCGGCAAGTCCAAGGCCCTCACCCACAACCTGGGCGGGGCGCCGGGCGAGTGCGTGAGCTTCGTGTCCGTCGTGGGCACAGAGCTCGGGTGACGGTGAGCGGCGGCGACCCCGCGGGGTTCGACCCCGGCGCGCTGTACGCCGGGTGCCGCGCCCGCATCACCGGGCTGGTGGCCGGCCTGACCGAGGAGCAGGCCGGCGCGCCGGTGCCGGCCTGTCCGGGCTGGAGCGTCCACGACGTGCTGGCCCACTTGGGCGGCGCCGTCGACGACATCCTGGCCGGCAACACCGAGGGGGTGGCCACGCCGCCGTGGACGGCGGCCCAGGTGGAGGCCCGCCGCGAGGTGCCCACGGCCGAGATCGTCGCCCGGTGGAACGAGCTGGCCCCGATGGTCGAGGCCGGCGTGGCCATGGCCCCCGAGCGCCTGCAGCACATGTTCGTTGCCGACGTGTCCACCCACGAGCACGACCTCCGGGACGCCCTCGGCCAGCCCGGCGACCGGGACGACGGCGCCCTCCTCGCCACCCTCGACTGGCTGCTGGTGGGCTTCGGCGAGGCCGTGGCCGAGGCCGGGCTGCCGGCCGTCAGGGTCGTCGCCGGTGGCCGGGAGTGGGTGTGCGGCCGGGGCGAGCCCGCCCTCACCCTGGCCGGCGAGCCCTTCGAGCTCACGCGGGCCCGGATGGGTCGACGCAGCGTGCCCCAGCTCCGCGCCCTGGGGTGGAGCGGCGACCCCGAGCCGTACCTGGCCCTCGTGCCGGTGTTCCCCCCGCCGCCGGTCGACCTGGTCGGATAGCCGCCGGGCGGGACGCCGGCAGGACGCGCCCGGCCCGAACGCGCGGGTCGGGGTTCTGTGGCCGACCGACCACGCTGGCGGTGGTGGACCGGACGGAGAACGCTCGGGCGGGGCGGGCGGTCCCGGGCGATGGGGGTCAGCGGCCGAGCGCGCCCCGGATGCTCGCGGCCACCCCGGGGCCGTCGAGGCCGAGCGACGACAGGATGGCGTCGGGCTTGCCCTGGGGGATGAAGGCGATGGGGGTGCCCAGCACCACGACGCGCGGCGTGGGCACGCCCTGCTCGGCGGCCAGGCGGGCCAGCGCGTCCTCGATCGCCGAGCCCACCCCGCCCTCGCGGATGCCGTCCTCGGCGGTGACCACCACCCGGTGCCGCAGGGCGTCGGCGAGCATCTCGGGGTCGAGCGGCCGGGCGACCCGCACGTCCCACACGGTCGGGTGGATGCCCTCCCGCCGCAGGTCGTCGGTCGCCTTCTCGACCGCGCCGACCAGCTTGCCCACGGCCAGCACGCACATCTCGTCGCCCGACGCGATGCGCCTGGCCCGCAGTCCCGCGCCCACCTGGTCCTCGGCCACCTGCCGGGCCAGGCCCTTCGGGTAGCGGATGGCGACCGGCCCGGTGGTGAGCTCCATGGCGTCGAGCAGCATCTGCTGGAGCTCCTGGTAGCTCGACGGCGCGAGCACGGTCATGCCCGGCACCTTGGTGAGCAGGGCCAGGTCGAGCACCCCGTGGTGGGAGGCGCCGTCGTCGCCGGTGATGCCGGCCCGGTCGATGCAGAACACCACCGGCAGCCCGTGCAGGGCGACGTCGTAGGTGACCTGGTCGTAGGCCCGGGTGAGGAAGGTGGAGTAGATGGCCACCACGGGGCGCAGGCCCCCCATGGCCATCCCGGCCGCGGCCGTGACCGCGTGCTGCTCGGCGATGCCCACGTCGTAGAAGCGGTCGGGGAACCGCTCGGCGAAGGGCAGGAGGCCGGTGGGGCCGGGCATCGCCGCGGTGATGGCCACGACGCGGGGGTCGTGCTCGGCCGCCTTGATGACGGCCTCGGCGAAGGCCTGGGTGTAGCCGGCCGGCGCCCAGCGCGGCGGCCCGGTGGCCGGGTCGAACACCGGGGCGTCGTGGAGGTTCTTCTCCTCGTCGTCCTCGGCCGGCGGGTAGCCGCGCCCCTTCTGGGTGAGCACGTGCACCACGATCGGGCCGTCGAACTCCATGGCGTTGCGCAGGGCGCCCTCGAGGGCAGGGATGTCGTGGCCGTCGATCGGCCCCGTGTAGCGGATGCCGAGCGGCTCGAAGAAGGCGGCCGGCTCCCACAGGTCGCGCACGGCCGCCTTGGCCGCCTCCACACCCTTCTCGAGGGTGGTGCCGACCAGCGGCACCTCGCGGATCACCTGCTCGAGCCGTCGCTGACGGCGCATGTACACCGGGTTGAGCCGGATGCGGGTGAGGCTGGCCGACAGGTTCGAGACGGTGGGGGCGTAGGAGCGGCCGTTGTCGTTGAGGATGATGATCACGTTGCGGCCGCGGTGGCCGAGGTTGTTGAGGGCCTCGTAGGCCATGCCCCCGGTCATCGAGCCGTCGCCCAGGATCGCCACCACGCGGCCGGGCGTACCGATGGCGGCGCGGGCCGCCGCCAGGCCGTCGGCGTACGACAGGATCGTGGAGGCGTGGCTGTTCTCGACCCAGTCGTGCTCGCTCTCGGCGCGCGACGGGTAGCCGGACAGCCCGCCAGCCTGGCGGAGGTGGGCGAACCCGTCCCGCCGGCCGGTGACGATCTTGTGGACGTAGGCCTGGTGGCCGGTGTCCCAGAGGATGGCGTCGCGCGGCGAGAGGAACACGCGGTGCAGCGCCAGCGTGAGCTCGACGGCGCCCAGGTTGGAGCCGAGGTGGCCGCCCGTCTCCGACACCGCCTGGACGATGAAGTCGCGGATCTCGCCGCTCAGCTCCTCGAGCTGCGGGTACGTGAGCCGCCGCAGGTCGGCGGGCGAGGTGATCGTGTCGAGGATCAACGCGGGTCGCGTCCTCCCGGTCGGGTCCAGGGGACCACGGTATCGCCGTCCGGGCCGCTTTGGCCCACGAGGCGGCCCGGTCGGGCGCGGCGCTAGCGTCGGCGCGCGTGGTGAACCTGTTCGACCTCAGCGGCCGGGTGGTGCTGATCACCGGCGGCAACAGCGGCATCGGGCTGGGCATGGCCGAGGGGGTGGCCGCCCACGGTGCCTCGGTGGCCATCTGGGGCACCAGCGAGGCCAAGAACGCGGCGGCCGTGGAGCGGCTGGCCGAGTACGGCAACCCGGTGGCGGCGTTCCGGTGCGACGTGGGCGACGAGGGCGAGGTGGAGGCGGCCTTCGCGGCCACCGTGGGCGAGCTCGGCCGGGTCGACGTCTGCTTCGCCAACGCCGGCGTCGGCGGTGCGGCGCCGTCCTTCCTGGAGATGACCCTGGACGAGTGGCGGCGGGTGCTGCGGGTGAACCTCGACGGTGCGTTCCTGACCCTGCGGGCGGCGGTGCGTCACCTCGTGGCCCGGGGGGAGGGCGGCAGCCTGGCCGTGACCACGTCGGGGTCGGCGCTCCAGGGCCAGCCCAGGGGTGAGCACTACGGCGCGTCGAAAGCAGGGGTGACGGCCCTGGCGAAGGCCATCGCGGTGGAGCATGCCCGCCACGGGATCCGGGCCAACGCCATCCTGCCCGGCTGGGTCGAGACGGACATGACCGAGCAGGCCCTGTCGTGGCCGCGGTTCGCCGAGAAGGTGCTGCCCCGCGTGCCCATGCGGCGCTGGGGCTCGCCCGAGGACCTGGCCGGCGTGGCCGTCTACCTGGCCAGCGACGCCTCCGCCTACCACACCGGCGACACCTTCGTCGTCGACGGCGGGTACCTGGTCTTCTAGGCGGCGGCCCCGGCGTGGCGGCGCGCCCAGCGCGCGTCGGTCCAGGCGGTGAACCGCCGGGCCAGGAGGAACCCCAACCCGAGCACCGCGGCGCCGCCGACGGCATCGATCCAGTAGTGGTTGCCGGTGACCACGATGGCGAACACCGTGAGGGCGGGGTACGCGATCGCGAGGGCCCGCAGCCACCGCCGCCGGGTCATGGGCACGAGGACCAGGGTGCTCCACAGCGCCCAGGCGCAGTGCAGGCTCGGCATGGCGGCGTACTGGTTGGAGATGCTCTTCATGGTGCCGGAGTCGAACGACCACAGGCCGCCCACGTCGGCCAGGGTGTCGACGATGCCGTAGTCCTCCGACGCGAGCTCGGCCCCGCCGTAGGGCCCGCTCTCGTTGAGCAGGCGGGGCGGCATCAGGGGGAACAGGGCGAAGCCCACCAGCGCCAGGGCGGTGGTGAAGGCCAGCGTGTTCCGCCAGAGCGGGTAGCGGTCCTGCTGGCGCCGGAACAGCACGATCAGGGCGACGGCCGTGACGACGAAGTGGAACGTGCCATAGAAGACGTTCGAGAACCGGATGAGGTGCACCCAGCCGAGGAACGCCGACTGGACGTGGGCCTCGAAGAACAGCCCGAGGGCCCGCTCGACGTCGATCACGAGCCGGGCGTTGTCGAAGGCGTGGGCCGGGCTGACGGCGGCGGACCCGAACCGGTTCCGGATGAACGAGTACACGACGTAGAAGGCGCCGGCGTACAGCACCTCCTTCCACCAGCGCAGGCGGCGGGGCGCGCCGGCCACGGCGGCGACCGCCGGCCGGGCGGTGTCGGTGGCGTCGCTCACGCCGGGGTCTCGACGGCCGGACGCTTGCGGTGCGGGGCGAGGGCGAACGCCGGGGCGCCCAGCAGGCTCACGACCAGGTTGAGCGCGTAGAGGATCAGGCCCAGCGCGATGGCCTGCTCGGTCGGAACGCCGAGCGGCGTGAGGAACAGCACGAGGAGGCCCTCACGGATGCCCAGGCCGGAGATGCCCACGGGGAGCACCTGGCCGATCATCACGGCCGGCACGAACGCCAGCGCCGCTGTGGGGCCGAGGCCCACCCTGATCCCGATGGCCTCCGCCGCCATCAGGGCCGCGCCCACCATCACCAGCTGGTACGCGAGGCCGACGACCAACACGTTGACCGCGGCTGCGGGCCGCTGGCGGAAGCGGGCGACACCGAGGTGGACGGCCCCGACGAAGCGCAGCCAGTTGTCGCGCTGGGCGAGGCGCCCGCCCAGGTGTCGTGAGGCCGCCGCGGCCAGCACCACGCCGAGCAGGAGAAGGGTGCCGACGGCCAGGGCGGCGGCGACCGCCGACGCCGTGCCCAGCTCGCGCAGGCCCGGGTTGACCAACAGGGCGAACAGGGTGATCAGGGGGAGCACCACCCACCCGGTGAGCCGTTCGAGCACCACCGAGGCGAAGGGGCGGGGGGCCTCGCCGGTGTCCTTGGCCAGCCGCGACACCCGGAGGACGTCGCCGCCGATGGTGGTGGGGAGGACGTTGCCCACGAACTGCCCGGCCAGGTAGTGCGAGAGCAGGTGGCGGACGCGCTCTCGAACGCCGAGGGTGGCGAGGACCTGCTGCCACCGGAGGGTGGACAGCACCATCGAGGCCGCCACCAGCACGAGGGCGCCTCCCAGCCAGAGCACCGTGTGCCCGCTCCAACCGGGCCAGACGGGGATGGTGTCGCGGTGGGGGAGGCGCGTCAGGAGGAAGGCCAGCATCGCCACGCTCACCGCGACCCGGCCGCCGAGGACGGCGGCTCGCCTCGAGGTCATCCGACCAATCCCCGCTCCGAGCCTGCTGCCCGAGGCGTCCCCCGGGCCCACCCATCGTATGCCCGCTCGGCCGGTCGCGCCCGCCGCCGGGGCCGGTGCCAGGGCCGCCCGGGACTTCAGATCGCGTAGGCTCGCGCCGACCTTCCCCGTGAGCATCCAGTCGCGCGCGGGCGAGGAGGTCACCATGGGCCCCGCATCACACCGCTGCCGCCGGGCGATCCTGGCGTCGCTGGCGGTCCTTCTGTTCACCCCGGCCTGCAGCGGCAGCGCCCCGGGGCCGGTGGTGGTCGAGGCCACCGCACGCTTCGTCCGGGAGGCCGCGGGCCGCACCGAGGAGGCCCGGACGGCGCGGTTCGTGCTCACCTACTCGTTCACCGGCGTGCCCGAGGTGGCCGGCGGCGAGCTGTCGTTCTGGGCCGACGGCGCCTTCGACCTCGAGCACGGGCGGGGCCGGGTGAACATCGACCTGTCCCAGATCGCCGACGCCGCCGTCGCCAGCGGCGAGGTGCCACCCTCGGCCGCCGCCGACCTCGGGCTCGTCTACGGCCAGCGGCTCGAGACGATCGTCGACGGCGACACCGTCTACCAGCGGATCCCGCTGATCGGCGCGGCCACCGGCAAGGAGTGGATCCGGGTCGACGTGGCCCAGCTGGGCGGGGCGCTCCCCGGAGGCGCCGACCAGCGGGCGACCGACGCCGCCGCGTACCTCGATGCCCTCGACGGGGCCGGCACCGTCACCGAGGTGGGCCGCGAGGAGGTGCGGGGGGTGCCCACCACGCACTTCGCGGTCGCGATCGACCCGCAGGCCCTCGCCGGCAGCGACGACGACCAGGCCTCGCTGGAGCGCATCCTCGGCGACGAGGGTCTCGAGTCCCTGCTGGCGAGCCCCCTGCCGTTCGACACCTGGATCGACGACGACGGCTACGTCCGCCGGATCGCCATGGTCGTCGACCTCTCGGGCCTGGCCCTGCCCGACGTGAGCGGGCAGGCCCTGCCGGCCGGCGCGGTGCTGTCGTTCACCATCGAGTACTTCGACTTCGGGGCCCAGGTCGACGTGTCGCCGCCGCCGGGCGACCAGGTGCTGGACGTGGGCGACCTGGGCGGCTAGGCACGCGCCCTCGTGGAGCCGCAGGTGGCGGAGCGCCGGGTCGGCGGGGCCGGCGTGAGCCTCGCGGTCGCCGAGGCCGGCGCTGGCTCCGGGCGCCGGCCGGTGCTGCTCCTCCACGGCTTCACCGGCGCCAAGGAGGACTGGGCCGACTGGCTCGTGCCCCTCGCCCGAGCCGGCTGGCACGCGGTGGCGCCCGACCAGCGGGGCCACGGCCGGAGCGACCATCCGGCCGATCCGGCCGAGTACGCCCTGGAGCGCTTCGCCGACGACGCCCTGGCCCTCGCCGACGCGCTGGGGTGGGAGCGGTTCGCCCTCGTCGGCATCTCGCTGGGGGGCGTGATCGCCCAGCTCGTGGCCCTGCGAGCCGGCAGCCGGCTGACCGCGCTGGTGCTCGTCGACACCATGCACGGCCCGGTCCCGCTCGATCGCGCCGCCAGCGAGGCCGGCATCCCGGTGGTGGAGCGGGGCGGGATGGACGCGCTGGCCGAGCTGGTCGCCGGCCTCGGAGCCGACTCTCCGCTGACGACGGCCCCCGACCAGCGGCTGCGGCGGGAGCGGCCCGGCTACGCCCGGTACCTCGACCGCAACCTGCGGGCCTGCTCACCCGTGATGTGGGTGCGGGTGCTCCGCGAGCTGTTCGACCAGCCCGACCGCCGGCGCGCCCTGGGCGGGCTGGCGGTGCCGACCCTGGTCGTGGTCGGCCAGCACGACCTGACCCTGCGGCCCGACGCCGACCGCCTGGCCGCGGCCATCCCCAGTGCCCGGCTGGCCGTGGTGGCCGACGCCGGTCACGCCCCCCAGTTCGAAGCCCCTGCCGCCTGGTGGGAGGCTGTCGGCGCCTTCCTCCAGGAGATCGAGCCGTGACCACCAGCAACGACGCCTCCGCCACCCGTTCCGGACACAGCGGCGAGCTGGCTCTCGCCGCCCTCCAGGGCTTCGGCGTGGCCGAGCTGTTCACGCTGAACGGCGGCCACGTCTGGCCGCTGTACGACGCGGCCGTGAAGCAGGGCGTGCGGATCCTCGACGTGCGGCACGAGCAGACCGCCGCCTTCGCGGCCGAGGCCATGGCCAAGCTCACGCGTCGGCCGGGCGTGGCCGTCCTCACCGCCGGGCCCGGCGTCACGAACGGCGTGAGCGCCATCACCAGCGCCTTCTTCAACGGGAGCCCGCTGGTCGTCCTGGGCGGTCGGGCCCCGCAGGGTCGCTGGGGGTCGGGCTCGCTCCAGGAGCTCGACCACGTGCCCATCGTGTCGAGCGTCACCAAGGTGGCGGCCACCGTGACCGACCCGGGCGACACGGCCCGCGCCGTCCACCACGCGGCCATGACGGCGCTGACGCCGCACCGCGGCCCGGTGTTCCTCGACGTGCCGATGGACGTGCTGTTCGCGTCGGCCGACGTGGTGGTGCCCGAGGCCTCGGTGCCCCGGGGGGGTGAGCCCGATCCGGAGGAGCTGGCCCGGGCCGCGTCGCGGATCGCGCTGGCCACGCGACCGGCGGTGATCGTCGGGAGCGACGTGTACTGGGACGGCGCCTGGGACGCGCTGCGGCGGTTCGCGGAGGAGCTACGGGTCCCGTGCTGGTTCAACGGCCTGGGCCGTGGCTGCCTCCCCGCCGACCACGAGCTGGCCTTCCATCGCACCCGTGGCCTGCTGAAGAGCGAGGCCGACCTGGTCGTGGTGGTCGGCACGCCGCTCGACTTCCGCCTGGGGTTCGGCCGCTTCGGTGCGGCCGAGGTCGTGCACCTGATCGACGCTCCCGAGGGCCGGGCCGGGCACGCCACCACGGCGGCGTCGGTCGCCGGCGATCTCGGCACGATCCTCGACGAGCTCGCGCAGTGGTCCGGCCCGCGGGCCGACCACGAGCCCTGGATCGAGAAGGTGCGCGACACCGAGCGGGTCGCCGCCCTCGCCGACGGTGAGCTGCTGACCGTCGATGCCGACCCCATCCGGCCCACCCGCGTGTACGGCGAGCTGGGCCGACGCCTCGAGCGCGACGCGGTCGTGATCTGCGACGGGGGCGACTTCGTGTCGTACGCCGGCAAGTACGTCGAGGTGTTCGAGCCGGGCTGCTGGCTCGACACGGGCCCCTACGGCTGTCTCGGCAACGGCCCGGGCTACGCGCTGGCCGCCCGCGTGGCCCGACCCGACTCGCAGGTGGTGCTGCTGCTCGGCGACGGCGCGGCAGGGTTCTCGCTCATGGACGTCGACACCCTGGTCCGCCACCGGCTGCCCGTGGTGATGATCGTCGGGAACAACGGGATCTGGGGCCTGGAGAAGCACCCCATGCGTGCCGTGTACGGCTACGACGTGGCCTGCGACCTGCAGCCCGGCTGCCGGTACGACGACGTCGTGCGGGCCCTGGGCGGTGCGGGCGAGACGGTCAGCCGGCCCGACGAGGTGGGCCCGGCGCTCGACCGGGCGTTCGCCGCGGGCGTGCCCTACCTGGTGAACGTGCTCACCGACCCCGCCGACGTCTACCCGCGCTCGTCGAACCTGGCCTGAGCCGGTCGTCGCCCGGGCGGGCGGGCCGTTCGCCCCTTGCGCTCGTGCGGTACCGGCGCGGTGCTAGTGGCAGGGTTGGAGTTCTGAGGAGGTCCTCATGCGACCGAAGCTCGGCCCCGGTTCGATCGTGCTCCTGGCAGCCGGGGCCCTCACCGTGATCGCCTCGTTCCTGCCGTGGCTCGGCTGGGGGAAGTTCCGCGACGCCGGGGTCGACATCGACGACTTCACGGCCTGGAGCAGGGGGATGTTCCCCCTGACCACGCTGGTCGCGGTGTACGGCGTGCTCGCCATCGTGGAGGTGCTGATGAGCACCTTCGGCACTCGACCCCTGGCTCCGCGTCTGGGCATGGGCGAGGTGCCGCTTCGGCTGTTCCTGTCGGTGCCGGCGCTGGTGATGATGCTGGCCTTCTGGTTCGTCGATCGGGAGGTGACCGGCACGGGTCTGTCGCCCTCGAAGGGCGTGGGCTTCTGGCTCTCGCTGCTCGGCACGATCGGCATGGTCGCCGGCGCGGTGCTCACCCGCAACGACCTCAAGGGGTCGGCCTGGGCCGCCGGCGGCGCGTCCGGCTACCGCCCGGCGAGCCCCACCTTTGGCGCCCCACTGCCGCCCCCGCCGGTCGGGACGGCACCCGTCACGGGAGTGGCGCCGTCCCCGTCCCCCGGCCCGGTCCCGGTCCCGGCCCCGGCCCCCGCCCCCGCTGGGGCGACCGACCAGCCCTTCTGGTTCTACGTCGACGCGCCGGAGCCGCTGGTGTCGTCGGGCGACGGCAAGGACGTGATCGCCACCCTCCAGCCCGGTGACTGGTTCCTGGCCAAGCGCGCCGAGGGCGGTTGGGTGTTGGCCACCCTCGACTCCGGCTCCGAGGGTTGGGTCGACGCCACCAAGGTGCGGCGCCAGGGCTGATCGCCGTGCTCGCCCGACCGTTCGGGCGGTGTCGGTCGTGCCGGCGACGGCTCAGCGGGTTGGCGGTGGGACCGCAGGTCGGGGCGGTGCCCCGGGTGGCGGGGCCGCGGGGCGGGGCGGCAACGCCGGCCGGGGCGGGGCCGGCGGCGGAGGGGTGGCGGGCCGCGGCGGCGCCGACGGGGCGACCGGTGGTGGGGCCGA
Coding sequences within it:
- a CDS encoding acetyl-CoA acetyltransferase: MASNGIRDRVAIVGMGCTPFGEHWDKGVDDLLVDASSEALASAGVELDHIDAFWLGTMGSGFSGLTLSRPLKIDYKPVSRLENFCATGSEAFRNACYAVASGAYDVAMAIGVEKLKDSGFSGLVVSPPANDGTAASITAPASFSLLAPAYAKKYGVDDAEMKEVLTRIAWKNHKNGALNPRAQFRKEVPKDTIACSPLVAGPLGIFDCSGVSDGSAAAVLVRAEDAHRYTDNPLYVKALSFVAGPAAGPIDPTYDYTSFVEVVRSARDAYEQAGIASPRAELAMAEVHDCFTPTELVLMEDLGFADRGMGWKEVLAGTFDLDGELPVNPDGGLKSFGHPIGASGLRMLFECWLQLRGEAPEARQITSVASGKSKALTHNLGGAPGECVSFVSVVGTELG
- a CDS encoding maleylpyruvate isomerase family mycothiol-dependent enzyme, which gives rise to MTVSGGDPAGFDPGALYAGCRARITGLVAGLTEEQAGAPVPACPGWSVHDVLAHLGGAVDDILAGNTEGVATPPWTAAQVEARREVPTAEIVARWNELAPMVEAGVAMAPERLQHMFVADVSTHEHDLRDALGQPGDRDDGALLATLDWLLVGFGEAVAEAGLPAVRVVAGGREWVCGRGEPALTLAGEPFELTRARMGRRSVPQLRALGWSGDPEPYLALVPVFPPPPVDLVG
- a CDS encoding 1-deoxy-D-xylulose-5-phosphate synthase; the protein is MILDTITSPADLRRLTYPQLEELSGEIRDFIVQAVSETGGHLGSNLGAVELTLALHRVFLSPRDAILWDTGHQAYVHKIVTGRRDGFAHLRQAGGLSGYPSRAESEHDWVENSHASTILSYADGLAAARAAIGTPGRVVAILGDGSMTGGMAYEALNNLGHRGRNVIIILNDNGRSYAPTVSNLSASLTRIRLNPVYMRRQRRLEQVIREVPLVGTTLEKGVEAAKAAVRDLWEPAAFFEPLGIRYTGPIDGHDIPALEGALRNAMEFDGPIVVHVLTQKGRGYPPAEDDEEKNLHDAPVFDPATGPPRWAPAGYTQAFAEAVIKAAEHDPRVVAITAAMPGPTGLLPFAERFPDRFYDVGIAEQHAVTAAAGMAMGGLRPVVAIYSTFLTRAYDQVTYDVALHGLPVVFCIDRAGITGDDGASHHGVLDLALLTKVPGMTVLAPSSYQELQQMLLDAMELTTGPVAIRYPKGLARQVAEDQVGAGLRARRIASGDEMCVLAVGKLVGAVEKATDDLRREGIHPTVWDVRVARPLDPEMLADALRHRVVVTAEDGIREGGVGSAIEDALARLAAEQGVPTPRVVVLGTPIAFIPQGKPDAILSSLGLDGPGVAASIRGALGR
- a CDS encoding SDR family oxidoreductase, giving the protein MVNLFDLSGRVVLITGGNSGIGLGMAEGVAAHGASVAIWGTSEAKNAAAVERLAEYGNPVAAFRCDVGDEGEVEAAFAATVGELGRVDVCFANAGVGGAAPSFLEMTLDEWRRVLRVNLDGAFLTLRAAVRHLVARGEGGSLAVTTSGSALQGQPRGEHYGASKAGVTALAKAIAVEHARHGIRANAILPGWVETDMTEQALSWPRFAEKVLPRVPMRRWGSPEDLAGVAVYLASDASAYHTGDTFVVDGGYLVF
- a CDS encoding phosphatase PAP2 family protein, which encodes MSDATDTARPAVAAVAGAPRRLRWWKEVLYAGAFYVVYSFIRNRFGSAAVSPAHAFDNARLVIDVERALGLFFEAHVQSAFLGWVHLIRFSNVFYGTFHFVVTAVALIVLFRRQQDRYPLWRNTLAFTTALALVGFALFPLMPPRLLNESGPYGGAELASEDYGIVDTLADVGGLWSFDSGTMKSISNQYAAMPSLHCAWALWSTLVLVPMTRRRWLRALAIAYPALTVFAIVVTGNHYWIDAVGGAAVLGLGFLLARRFTAWTDARWARRHAGAAA
- a CDS encoding flippase-like domain-containing protein produces the protein MTSRRAAVLGGRVAVSVAMLAFLLTRLPHRDTIPVWPGWSGHTVLWLGGALVLVAASMVLSTLRWQQVLATLGVRERVRHLLSHYLAGQFVGNVLPTTIGGDVLRVSRLAKDTGEAPRPFASVVLERLTGWVVLPLITLFALLVNPGLRELGTASAVAAALAVGTLLLLGVVLAAAASRHLGGRLAQRDNWLRFVGAVHLGVARFRQRPAAAVNVLVVGLAYQLVMVGAALMAAEAIGIRVGLGPTAALAFVPAVMIGQVLPVGISGLGIREGLLVLFLTPLGVPTEQAIALGLILYALNLVVSLLGAPAFALAPHRKRPAVETPA
- a CDS encoding alpha/beta hydrolase, producing MEPQVAERRVGGAGVSLAVAEAGAGSGRRPVLLLHGFTGAKEDWADWLVPLARAGWHAVAPDQRGHGRSDHPADPAEYALERFADDALALADALGWERFALVGISLGGVIAQLVALRAGSRLTALVLVDTMHGPVPLDRAASEAGIPVVERGGMDALAELVAGLGADSPLTTAPDQRLRRERPGYARYLDRNLRACSPVMWVRVLRELFDQPDRRRALGGLAVPTLVVVGQHDLTLRPDADRLAAAIPSARLAVVADAGHAPQFEAPAAWWEAVGAFLQEIEP
- a CDS encoding acetolactate synthase translates to MTTSNDASATRSGHSGELALAALQGFGVAELFTLNGGHVWPLYDAAVKQGVRILDVRHEQTAAFAAEAMAKLTRRPGVAVLTAGPGVTNGVSAITSAFFNGSPLVVLGGRAPQGRWGSGSLQELDHVPIVSSVTKVAATVTDPGDTARAVHHAAMTALTPHRGPVFLDVPMDVLFASADVVVPEASVPRGGEPDPEELARAASRIALATRPAVIVGSDVYWDGAWDALRRFAEELRVPCWFNGLGRGCLPADHELAFHRTRGLLKSEADLVVVVGTPLDFRLGFGRFGAAEVVHLIDAPEGRAGHATTAASVAGDLGTILDELAQWSGPRADHEPWIEKVRDTERVAALADGELLTVDADPIRPTRVYGELGRRLERDAVVICDGGDFVSYAGKYVEVFEPGCWLDTGPYGCLGNGPGYALAARVARPDSQVVLLLGDGAAGFSLMDVDTLVRHRLPVVMIVGNNGIWGLEKHPMRAVYGYDVACDLQPGCRYDDVVRALGGAGETVSRPDEVGPALDRAFAAGVPYLVNVLTDPADVYPRSSNLA